A genome region from Dreissena polymorpha isolate Duluth1 chromosome 16, UMN_Dpol_1.0, whole genome shotgun sequence includes the following:
- the LOC127862804 gene encoding LOW QUALITY PROTEIN: uncharacterized protein LOC127862804 (The sequence of the model RefSeq protein was modified relative to this genomic sequence to represent the inferred CDS: inserted 1 base in 1 codon), with product MNDTILVYPYNGSLYAYNVTDPSVAEPVPPENVITGDGWENPRLVTVVNGKLPGPDIIVYEGQDVVVHVKNGMRSEGTTIHWHGLPQVGTPWMDGVPVSVDGHTLTVVASDGYDLDPVDVESFVINPGERFDFEIMANQPVGNYWIRGITLEKGQNHRADAILHYINASTSQPQTSRHVCTXNKTCKVLNCPFTYYPENYTECVKLDELKSAPSGKPAPIFEPGRSKEFFLNFGFPSSVNGRSFDTPDVNPLLQPKEWSSPCTSPQCGDDHLCKCTHALEIGNNDTVQIVFFNMGRGKGASHPVHMHGHSFYVLKMGYGQYNSTTAEIIGDNPDINCTGPGKDSKKSFCTNATWSNSSWLNGNVPNIELNHPLRKDTIIVPTGGYVVLRIKADNPGLWNMHCHIEPHLLGGMQMLINESFADIPKAPNWIPDCFSYPASPYRMGLIKNCQTNQSNQNDALPVGQVTTENHPGLLIAILVMQIIMMLVVSFACFRQRNYSTCAVCKGHDEPGISLEQQ from the exons ATGAATGATACGATACTGGTCTATCCCTACAATGGAAGCTTGTACGCATATAACGTAACCGACCCATCAGTAGCTGAACCCGTACCGCCTGAAAATGTGATAACAGGTGATGGATGGGAGAATCCAAGACTTGTAACTGTTGTCAACGGCAAACTCCCAGGTCCAGATATAATCGTATATGAGGGGCAAGACGTTGTGGTGCATGTCAAGAACGGAATGCGAAGCGAGGGGACTACCATTCATTGGCATGGCCTGCCCCAGGTCGGAACGCCATGGATGGACGGTGTCCC AGTATCTGTCGATGGTCACACATTGACTGTTGTTGCATCTGATGGTTATGACCTAGATCCAGTGGATGTGGAATCATTTGTCATCAATCCCGGCGAGAGGTTTGACTTCGAGATCATGGCCAATCAGCCTGTCGGTAACTATTGGATACGTGGGATTACTTTAGAGAAAGGACAAAACCACCGAGCAGACGCGATTCTACATTATATAAACGCCTCTACGTCTCAGCCCCAAACCAGCCGACATGTGTGTA GCAACAAAACATGCAAAGTGTTGAATTGTCCGTTCACATATTATCCAGAAAACTACACCGAATGTGTCAAATTAGACGAATTAAAATCGGCACCGTCCGGTAAGCCCGCCCCTATATTTGAGCCTGGTAGGTCTAAAgaattttttcttaattttgggTTTCCATCCTCAGTAAACGGTAGATCGTTTGACACTCCTGATGTTAATCCTCTTTTGCAACCAAAAGAATGGTCTTCCCCTTGCACATCCCCACAGTGTGGCGATGACCATTTGTGCAAATGTACCCATGCGTTAGAAATAGGTAATAATGATACTGTTCAAATCGTCTTCTTTAATATGGGTAGAGGAAAAGGTGCTTCTCATCCGGTACACATGCACGGGCATTCTTTTTATGTGTTGAAAATGGGATATGGGCAGTACAATTCGACTACAGCGGAAATCATAGGCGATAATCCAGATATAAATTGTACAGGCCCAGGTAAAGATTctaaaaaatcattttgcaccAATGCTACATGGAGTAATTCTTCATGGCTCAACGGAAACGTTCCTAACATAGAATTGAATCATCCCCTACGAAAAGATACGATAATCGTACCAACTGGAGGATATGTTGTTCTTCGTATTAAAGCTGATAACCCGGGTTTGTGGAATATGCATTGCCACATTGAACCACACCTCCTCGGCGGAATGCAGATGCTCATCAACGAGTCGTTTGCAGACATCCCCAAAGCGCCAAACTGGATACCTGATTGTTTTTCGTACCCCGCATCACCGTACAGAATGGGCCTCATAAAGAACTGCCAAACAAACCAAT CAAACCAGAACGATGCACTGCCAGTCGGCCAAGTGACCACAGAAAACCATCCTGGCCTTCTTATCGCCATTCTTGTGATGCAAATCATTATGATGCTGGTTGTCAGTTTCGCGTGCTTCAGACAGCGCAACTATTCAacgtgtgcagtctgcaaaggacATGACGAGCCCGGAATCAGTTTGGAACAGCAATAG